The window CAGCACTTGTTATGCTTTTTGGATTCTTAACATTATTAGGAAGTCTATTATCCGATATCATCATGAGCATTGTTGACCCTCGAATTAGGATTGACTAACAAAAATAATGGATAAGGAGAGTCCAAATAATGAAAAATACTGAAACTATTGAACTAACAAAAGAAATGAAAGCAAGCTCTCCGCCGACAGGTTTTCAAGTAATTGCGCGGGAGTTTATGAAAGATAAATTAGCTATGTTCTCGCTTATATCGTTAATTATTGTTATTAGTGGCATATATATATGGGCATGGCAAATCGACCAAACACAATTGATGCGAATAAGCTTACGAGACAAGCTAGCAGAACCAGGAGAAAAATTCTGGTTAGGAGCAGATAAAGGTGGACGTGATATCCTTGGACAATTAATAGTAGGTGCACGAAACTCACTATCAATTGCAATTGCAGTTACACTTATAACTGGTTTTATCGGTGTAGTAATTGGTTTAGTGACAGGTTATTTTGGAGGATGGATTGATAATATCTTCATGCGCATTATTGATTTCTTCATTACTATTCCATCTTTGATGATCATTATTGTATTTGTAACTATTGTTCCTAAATATAATATTCCGATATTCGTTTTAATAATGAGTGTGTTTCTCTGGGTTGGTACGGCGAGAATTATTCGAAGCAAGGCCCTTTCTGAAAGTAGAAGAGATTACATTAGTGCTTCGAAAACATTAGGTACAAGAAATTTTATCATTATTTTCAAAGAAATGATGCCAAATTTAAGTTCTATATTGATAGTAGAAATGACCTTGAACTTTGCAGGGAATGTAGGACTTGAAACCGGACTATCCTATCTTGGTTTTGGTTTACCACCTTCTACACCAAGTTTAGGAACACTTGTAAGTTATGCGAACGATCCGTTCATTATGGAAAACGCATGGTGGAACTGGTTGCCAGCATCATTATTAATTCTATTACTTATGCTTGGGATTAATTATGTTGGTCAGGCCATTCGACGATCTGCAGATGCACGTCAACGACTTGGTTAAAACTGTTATTAGACGCATGAGCGTTTGATATATAAAAAGAGATAAAAAGGAGGAAAAAGAATGAATAAAAAGCTTTTAGCTCTAATGGCATTGCTGTTAACACTTATGTTAGTTCTTGCCGCTTGTAATTCAGATGATGAAACTGCAAAACCTGCCGATGAGCCGGACAAAACAGAAGAAGGTGCAGAAGAAGAAGGTGCAGAAGAAGAAGGTACAGAGGAAGAGGCTGAACAACCTGCTTCAGATGAGTTATTCCCAGTAGTACTTGATAATGAAGGAGAAGTTATTGACGGTGGAACTTTACAAGTAGCATTAGTTAACGATTCTCCATTCCAAGGTATTTTCTCTTATACACTATATGAAGATGCTTATGACGCTGAAATTATGAATTTTTCAAGCAATGTATTATTTAAAACTGATGGAGATTTCCTAATTTCCGATGGAGGTATTGCTTCATTAGAAGTTGATAGCGATAACAACAAAGCTACTATTAAAATTCAAGAAGGGGTAAAATGGTCAGATGGAGAACCTCTTAAAATTGAGGACTTAATCCAACCTTACCTAATTATTGGTCATCCAGATTATGCTGGAGTTCGCTATGATGCTGACTTCCAAAATATCGTTGGTGCTGTAGAATACCATGATGGAAAAGCAGATACAATTTCAGGCTTGAAAAAAGTGGATGAAACTACTTTAGAAATTTCATTTAACAAAGTTTCACCAGCAATTTATTCAGGTGGAGATGGACTTTGGTATTATGCAGAGCCAAGTCATATCGTGAAAGATATTCCTGTAGCTGAATTACTTGAAAATGATGCAGTTCGTAAAAAC is drawn from Psychrobacillus sp. INOP01 and contains these coding sequences:
- a CDS encoding ABC transporter permease, yielding MKNTETIELTKEMKASSPPTGFQVIAREFMKDKLAMFSLISLIIVISGIYIWAWQIDQTQLMRISLRDKLAEPGEKFWLGADKGGRDILGQLIVGARNSLSIAIAVTLITGFIGVVIGLVTGYFGGWIDNIFMRIIDFFITIPSLMIIIVFVTIVPKYNIPIFVLIMSVFLWVGTARIIRSKALSESRRDYISASKTLGTRNFIIIFKEMMPNLSSILIVEMTLNFAGNVGLETGLSYLGFGLPPSTPSLGTLVSYANDPFIMENAWWNWLPASLLILLLMLGINYVGQAIRRSADARQRLG